A genomic stretch from Arachis stenosperma cultivar V10309 chromosome 3, arast.V10309.gnm1.PFL2, whole genome shotgun sequence includes:
- the LOC130966058 gene encoding protein FAR1-RELATED SEQUENCE 5-like has protein sequence MNESTLNQLNECDLDNASEMHQFDETSCVVDEKFVPKVGMIFKTLEEAGKFYKYYSKLAGFSTKIRNTTRDGDKIKNQLIVCTREGGWKSKISPTLKTNPSAGLNCPPRIYVHIMKDVGLWTISKVVLNYSHLCCPDQAEMLKQHRELSMFVRRTIETHEEAGIRPSKTYQSFVATAGSHRELGFIEKDIRNYFTREVQNISEEDDAKEFGKYLVRMKEKNQNFFFELNLESNHCIKHAFWADARSRGAFDYFGNMVSFDTIYNTNRYNLVLGS, from the exons atgaatgaatCAACTTTAAATCAGTTGAATGAGTGCGATTTGGATAATGCTTCCGAAATGCATCAATTTGATGAG ACCAGCTGTGTTGTGGATGAAAAATTTGTCCCAAAGGTGGGAATGATTTTCAAGACATTAGAAGAAGCTGGAAAGTTCTACAAATATTATTCCAAACTTGCCGGTTTTTCTACCAAAATAAGGAACACGACTCGGGACGGAGACAAGATTAAGAATCAACTAATTGTATGCACAAGAGAGGGGGGGTGGAAATCAAAGATATCTCCAACTTTGAAGACAAACCCTTCAGCTGGGTTAAATTGTCCTCCCAGAATTTATGTACACATAATGAAAGATGTTGGTCTTTGGACAATTTCCAAAGTTGTTTTGAATTACTCACATCTTTGTTGTCCAGACCAGGCTGAGATGCTCAAACAACACAGGGAGCTTAGCATGTTCGTGCGTCGCACCATTGAAACCCACGAGGAAGCCGGAATCAGACCGAGTAAAACTTACCAATCATTTGTGGCAACAGCTGGCAGCCACCGTGAACTAGGTTTTATAGAAAAAGACATCAGGAATTACTTCACAAGGGAAGTACAGAATATTTCTGAAGAAGACGATGCCAAAGAATTTGGAAAGTACCTagtaagaatgaaagagaagaaccaaaattttttctttgagCTTAACCTTGAAAGCAATCACTGCATTAAACATGCATTCTGGGCTGATGCAAGAAGCAGGGGTGCATTTGATTATTTCGGAAACATGGTTTCATTTGACACCATCTATAACACAAACAG GTACAATTTGGTTTTAGGTTCTTGA